In Glandiceps talaboti chromosome 16, keGlaTala1.1, whole genome shotgun sequence, a single window of DNA contains:
- the LOC144447452 gene encoding prefoldin subunit 4-like, producing MAAAVAGPHSMSDGSVQVTYEDQQKINKFARKNSKLTELKEEIEGKKKELQNLEDAADELLMADEDELIPYQIGEVFINQSIDNTQLLIEDAKKKIQGEIAELEQETTDIKTLLSELKVQLYAKFGKNINLEADEE from the exons atggcggcgGCTGTAGCAGGACCACACTCG ATGTCTGATGGCAGTGTACAGGTTACTTATGAAGaccaacaaaaaataaacaagtttgCTCGAAAAAATTCTAAACTAACAGAATTGAAAGAGGAAATAGAAGGTAAAAAG AAAGAGCTTCAAAACTTAGAAGATGCTGCAGATGAATTACTTATGGCTGATGAAGATGAACTAATTCC TTATCAGATAGGTGAAGTGtttatcaatcaatctattGACAACACACAACTATTGATTGAAGACGCCAAGAAGAAAATCCAAGGTGAAATAGCTGAATTAGAACAAGAAACAACGGACATTAAAACGCTTTTGTCAGAATTAAAAGTACAGTTGTATGCAAAGTTTGGTAAAAATATCAACTTAGAGGCAGATGAAGAGTAA